The following proteins are co-located in the Candidatus Poribacteria bacterium genome:
- a CDS encoding M20/M25/M40 family metallo-hydrolase codes for MSRGDELLTLVQSDALEAQVMALQENASSRHNLRPHHTRNAHHREATDDIVHYIMREFRRSPRLKVSEQVFGGIRNITAVLPAMPTSSSNRIFIICAHYDTQAVREPNWNPLISTAPGANDNGTGVAAMLEIAYLLSRYEYEHEIRFIAFGGEELGSLGSRHYVREASATRRSGETDLVPKRIVGVFNLDMLGFNWKTDLVEIVTNNDSAWISRALIIANTWYNVGLKIRRTQDEFVDISSHKSFWDGGYDAVTLTESSTPWRDSQNYNANPFYHTSRDTVDKVNFGLVRKVTQLVLVTVDGLLTSMFHPTRQIPDVTLEVPSTTNENPLKIKGTFRSGFPIDIIVYPSQTLAVLDREMQTYTATVPLHPGENTLRVTARYPLGAVSVAKSVVLTQAFAWEDVIVFPNPARSDGLTEFRVAANVGITDLQVLIYDSGGNLIKRIEGVADRFDERIWRTWWNQQTSYGLAVSPGVYICHITVVSKGETYTYLEKLAIFR; via the coding sequence TTGAGTCGTGGCGATGAACTGCTCACGTTAGTGCAATCCGACGCGCTTGAAGCACAGGTCATGGCGTTGCAGGAAAACGCTTCATCAAGACATAACTTGCGTCCCCATCACACACGTAACGCACACCACCGCGAGGCGACGGATGACATTGTGCATTACATTATGCGTGAGTTTCGCCGTTCTCCGCGTTTGAAAGTCAGTGAACAAGTGTTTGGCGGCATCAGGAACATAACCGCTGTTCTACCAGCAATGCCGACTTCATCCAGCAACCGTATCTTTATCATCTGTGCGCATTATGACACGCAAGCTGTGCGTGAACCGAATTGGAATCCATTAATCTCCACTGCACCGGGGGCAAATGATAACGGGACGGGTGTTGCTGCGATGCTGGAAATTGCTTATTTGTTAAGTCGCTACGAATATGAACACGAGATACGGTTTATCGCGTTCGGGGGTGAGGAACTCGGTTCCCTTGGGAGTCGGCACTATGTTCGGGAGGCTTCCGCTACAAGGAGGAGTGGTGAGACTGACCTTGTTCCGAAAAGGATTGTCGGTGTTTTTAATCTGGACATGTTGGGTTTCAATTGGAAAACCGATCTTGTTGAAATTGTTACCAACAACGATTCTGCTTGGATAAGCCGTGCGCTCATAATTGCAAATACATGGTATAACGTCGGCTTAAAGATTCGTCGCACCCAAGATGAATTCGTTGATATTTCCTCTCACAAATCGTTCTGGGATGGTGGTTATGATGCTGTCACTTTAACTGAGAGTTCTACGCCGTGGCGGGATTCTCAAAACTACAACGCCAATCCTTTTTATCACACGTCCCGTGATACTGTGGATAAGGTTAATTTTGGTCTGGTGAGAAAGGTAACGCAACTTGTGCTTGTCACAGTGGACGGTCTGCTCACGTCTATGTTCCATCCAACGCGGCAGATTCCAGACGTAACATTGGAAGTTCCATCAACGACAAATGAAAATCCATTAAAAATTAAAGGGACCTTTCGTTCAGGTTTTCCAATAGATATTATTGTTTATCCGAGTCAGACGTTGGCGGTTTTGGATCGAGAGATGCAAACCTATACTGCAACAGTGCCGTTACACCCAGGAGAGAACACTCTTCGCGTGACGGCGCGCTATCCGCTGGGCGCAGTCTCAGTCGCGAAGTCCGTTGTTTTAACACAGGCGTTTGCTTGGGAAGATGTGATCGTTTTTCCGAACCCAGCGCGTTCAGACGGTTTGACTGAATTTCGGGTTGCCGCAAATGTAGGTATAACAGACCTACAGGTACTCATCTATGATTCGGGCGGTAATCTGATAAAGCGGATTGAAGGGGTCGCTGACAGGTTCGATGAACGTATCTGGCGGACATGGTGGAATCAGCAAACCTCCTATGGATTGGCGGTATCTCCAGGTGTTTATATCTGCCATATCACGGTTGTTTCAAAGGGAGAAACATACACGTATCTGGAGAAATTGGCGATTTTTCGGTAG
- a CDS encoding 50S ribosome-binding GTPase, whose amino-acid sequence MPANLPPTYYKLKHQHEAAKTDEERLSLLEEMLRIIPKHKGSEKVVSDIRRRIARHKRGPAEKGGKGASKRSYSEHIPKQGAGQIVLIGPPNGGKSQILSSFTNAKIEVSLTPYTTTLPTVGMLRYENIQFQLIDTPSLMLDFISSTVLTLTRNADLVLPIVSLASDNLLDDLDMVVAFLKEADCDTPENGHLVVANQLDAAGAEERLEILKEFYDETFQIYPISAETGAGKETLSQALYAELDILRIYPKAPGKTTERDDPIVLPIGSTVLDAAMELHKDFAEFRFARIWGPHWHDGQSVSRNDVIYDGDVVEFHL is encoded by the coding sequence ATGCCAGCAAATCTACCCCCGACCTACTATAAACTCAAGCACCAGCACGAAGCCGCCAAGACAGATGAAGAGCGACTGAGCCTGTTAGAGGAAATGTTACGGATCATCCCGAAACATAAAGGTTCAGAAAAGGTGGTCTCTGATATTCGTCGCCGTATCGCCAGACACAAGAGAGGTCCAGCAGAAAAAGGGGGCAAGGGTGCCAGTAAAAGAAGTTACAGCGAACACATTCCAAAGCAGGGAGCCGGACAGATCGTCCTCATAGGACCCCCGAACGGCGGTAAATCGCAAATCCTATCAAGCTTTACGAATGCCAAAATAGAGGTATCACTAACCCCCTATACGACGACTCTGCCAACTGTCGGAATGCTACGTTATGAAAATATCCAATTCCAGCTCATTGATACGCCATCTCTTATGCTGGACTTCATTTCATCAACAGTTCTGACGCTCACTCGCAATGCTGACCTTGTTCTGCCGATTGTAAGCCTCGCGAGCGATAACTTATTGGATGATCTCGATATGGTGGTAGCGTTTCTTAAGGAGGCAGACTGCGACACGCCGGAGAATGGACATCTCGTTGTCGCCAATCAACTCGATGCGGCAGGCGCAGAAGAGCGATTGGAAATTCTTAAAGAATTCTACGACGAAACGTTTCAAATTTATCCGATTTCTGCCGAAACGGGTGCAGGCAAAGAGACTTTATCGCAAGCACTCTATGCAGAATTGGACATCTTGCGCATTTATCCCAAGGCACCCGGCAAAACCACAGAACGCGATGATCCCATCGTTCTCCCTATAGGCTCAACCGTGCTTGACGCCGCTATGGAGTTACACAAAGATTTTGCCGAATTTAGGTTCGCACGGATATGGGGACCCCACTGGCACGATGGACAATCTGTCAGTCGCAATGATGTCATTTACGATGGCGATGTGGTTGAATTTCATTTGTAG
- a CDS encoding transcriptional regulator/antitoxin, MazE, with protein MLIKIQKSENSDGISFTKNILEAAQINVGDEVQVTIQNGRIIIETAIRTRRRTDLKALLAQMPEDYQPEEFDWGKPVGKEEW; from the coding sequence ATGTTAATCAAAATTCAAAAATCAGAAAATAGTGACGGAATTTCCTTTACGAAGAATATTTTAGAAGCAGCCCAGATAAACGTAGGTGATGAAGTACAGGTAACAATTCAGAACGGACGAATTATCATTGAAACGGCAATCAGAACACGTAGACGTACTGATTTGAAAGCACTCCTTGCTCAAATGCCAGAGGACTACCAGCCAGAAGAATTCGACTGGGGCAAACCTGTAGGGAAAGAGGAATGGTAG
- a CDS encoding type II toxin-antitoxin system PemK/MazF family toxin yields MPNYIPQAGDFVRLTFDPQSGYEQRGRRPALVVSNTLFNARTQLAMVCPITNTFRNVPFHVKVPSDSSLTGYIMVEQIKSVDYVSRQVQFLEKASNWVLDEVLSILEACLY; encoded by the coding sequence ATGCCCAATTATATTCCACAGGCAGGGGATTTCGTGCGCCTCACCTTCGACCCACAATCAGGATATGAACAAAGAGGTAGGCGCCCCGCGCTGGTAGTCAGCAATACCTTATTTAATGCCCGGACTCAACTTGCCATGGTATGTCCGATAACCAACACCTTTAGGAATGTTCCATTCCATGTTAAAGTTCCCAGTGATTCTTCACTGACTGGGTACATCATGGTAGAGCAGATTAAATCTGTTGATTACGTTAGCCGCCAGGTGCAGTTCCTTGAAAAAGCATCCAATTGGGTACTTGACGAGGTACTAAGCATTTTGGAAGCGTGTCTATATTAG